Proteins co-encoded in one Malus sylvestris chromosome 9, drMalSylv7.2, whole genome shotgun sequence genomic window:
- the LOC126583229 gene encoding actin-related protein 2/3 complex subunit 1B-like isoform X1 has translation MAAVEVHKFAQCITCHAWSRDRSMLAFCPNNNEVHIYALLQGKWEKLHVLQKHDQIVSGIDWSARANKIVTASHDRNSYVWNLEGSEWVPTLVILRLNRAALCVKWNPRENKFAVGSGAKTVCICYYEQENNWWVSKLIRKRHDSSVTSVAWHPNNILLATASTDGKCRIFSTFIKVVDAKESRTGPFADSKFGEQILQLDLSFSWSFGVRWSPSGNTLAYVGHSSMIYFVDDVGPSPLAQNVAFRDLPLRDVLFLSERLLIGVGFDCNPMVFAADLHGIWHFIKFLGERKTTSSGPKYGSQFSEAFGKLYGQQKHGLNNDANEHSRSRGRVHENCINCIVPLGEPGSSKVTRFSTSGLDGKVVVWDMENQADLSEYL, from the exons ATGGCGGCGGTGGAAGTTCACAAGTTCGCTCAGTGCATCACTTGCCACGCTTGGAGCCGTGATCGCTCCA TGCTCGCATTTTGTCCAAACAACAATGAAGTTCACATCTATGCTCTGTTGCAAGGAAAGTGGGAGAAGCTGCACGTTCTTCAGAAG CATGACCAAATTGTATCTGGGATAGACTGGAGCGCAAGGGCAAACAAAATAGTTACTGCATCTCATGATCGGAATTC TTATGTCTGGAATCTAGAAGGATCAGAGTGGGTACCAACCCTTGTTATCCTTCGGCTAAATCGTGCTGCACTCTGTGTTAAGTGGAATCCAAGAG AAAACAAGTTTGCTGTTGGAAGTGGGGCAAAAACTGTTTGTATATGCTACTACGAGCAAGAGAATAACTG GTGGGTCAGTAAACTTATCAGAAAAAGGCACGACTCTTCTGTGACAAGTGTTGCTTGGCATCCCAATAAT ATTCTTCTAGCAACAGCATCTACAGATGGAAAATGCCGTATATTTTCCACTTTTATTAAGGTCGTCGATGCAAA GGAATCAAGAACAGGCCCATTTGCTGATTCAAAATTTGGAGAG CAAATTCTTCAGCTTGATCTATCATTTTCTTGGTCATTTGGCGTGAGGTGGTCACCGAGTGGCAATACCTTAGCATATGTAG GCCATAGTTCTATGATTTACTTCGTTGATGATGTTGGACCTTCTCCTCTGGCTCAAAATGTTGCATTCCGTGATTTGCCTCTCCGTGAT GTGTTATTTCTGTCTGAAAGATTACTTATAGGCGTGGGGTTTGATTGCAATCCAATGGTGTTTGCGGCAGATTTACATGGAATATG gcattttatcaaatttcttggggaaagaaaaacaacatctTCAGGTCCGAAATATGGTTCACAG TTTTCTGAAGCATTCGGAAAGCTGTATGGCCAACAAAAACATGGATTGAACAATGATGCAAATGAACATTCAAGATCACGAGGACGTGTCCATGAGAACTGCATCAA TTGTATCGTGCCGCTTGGAGAACCAGGGAGTTCTAAAGTAACGCGCTTCAGCACATCAG GATTGGATGGAAAAGTAGTTGTGTGGGATATGGAGAACCAAGCAGATTTATCGGAGTATTTGTAG
- the LOC126583229 gene encoding actin-related protein 2/3 complex subunit 1B-like isoform X2: MAAVEVHKFAQCITCHAWSRDRSMLAFCPNNNEVHIYALLQGKWEKLHVLQKHDQIVSGIDWSARANKIVTASHDRNSYVWNLEGSEWVPTLVILRLNRAALCVKWNPRENKFAVGSGAKTVCICYYEQENNWWVSKLIRKRHDSSVTSVAWHPNNILLATASTDGKCRIFSTFIKVVDAKESRTGPFADSKFGEQILQLDLSFSWSFGVRWSPSGNTLAYVGHSSMIYFVDDVGPSPLAQNVAFRDLPLRDVLFLSERLLIGVGFDCNPMVFAADLHGIWHFIKFLGERKTTSSGPKYGSQDGNGSCV, encoded by the exons ATGGCGGCGGTGGAAGTTCACAAGTTCGCTCAGTGCATCACTTGCCACGCTTGGAGCCGTGATCGCTCCA TGCTCGCATTTTGTCCAAACAACAATGAAGTTCACATCTATGCTCTGTTGCAAGGAAAGTGGGAGAAGCTGCACGTTCTTCAGAAG CATGACCAAATTGTATCTGGGATAGACTGGAGCGCAAGGGCAAACAAAATAGTTACTGCATCTCATGATCGGAATTC TTATGTCTGGAATCTAGAAGGATCAGAGTGGGTACCAACCCTTGTTATCCTTCGGCTAAATCGTGCTGCACTCTGTGTTAAGTGGAATCCAAGAG AAAACAAGTTTGCTGTTGGAAGTGGGGCAAAAACTGTTTGTATATGCTACTACGAGCAAGAGAATAACTG GTGGGTCAGTAAACTTATCAGAAAAAGGCACGACTCTTCTGTGACAAGTGTTGCTTGGCATCCCAATAAT ATTCTTCTAGCAACAGCATCTACAGATGGAAAATGCCGTATATTTTCCACTTTTATTAAGGTCGTCGATGCAAA GGAATCAAGAACAGGCCCATTTGCTGATTCAAAATTTGGAGAG CAAATTCTTCAGCTTGATCTATCATTTTCTTGGTCATTTGGCGTGAGGTGGTCACCGAGTGGCAATACCTTAGCATATGTAG GCCATAGTTCTATGATTTACTTCGTTGATGATGTTGGACCTTCTCCTCTGGCTCAAAATGTTGCATTCCGTGATTTGCCTCTCCGTGAT GTGTTATTTCTGTCTGAAAGATTACTTATAGGCGTGGGGTTTGATTGCAATCCAATGGTGTTTGCGGCAGATTTACATGGAATATG gcattttatcaaatttcttggggaaagaaaaacaacatctTCAGGTCCGAAATATGGTTCACAG GATGGCAATGGATCTTGCGTTTAA